The genomic segment atttaattttgcagttaattgtaattaagtttcatttaaataaatttcggttaaaatttttaatattttaagacaGTCTATTCTCTATTTGTGTACAACCtttattaaaacatagaaCACTATTTGTAAAATCcaaattacatatttgtaataaatgtagATATAACGCTTCAGGACTTTTCGTTATTTACACTAAATTAACGaattcataaatacatatattctattctctcatgtatatttaatattgatatatagtTGCCGGTAATTATGatagaatacaaaaaatatacacaattTACAGTTATAGGCCAAGGGCAGAAAAGttataacaaatgaaatatgtgttgtatgtgtgtgtgtatatatatctatctatGCATATATGTGTGCGTATATAtggatgtatatatatgcacataAGTTGGTATATATCCTGTAGGGTAATGTAAcgtatttttacaaacaataCATGTTCGTTCACTGTACTGGTAGTTGTCTCCTTAACAGACGTTACAGCTAATTAATTGGCCCCTCCTTACAATGTTATATGTTTATTGCCTGATCCGACGAAGATTTCTCAAATTATTCTGCCCTCTGGCGGGCGAAAAAATGGTTCAAATGAAATCTGTTTTGTCCTTACCCGctgttataaataaacacaTTATATTTAAAGCACTTAATTAACATCAAATCACCTATCCATTAATGAGTTATGACAACTTTTGCATTCGTAGTTCGTTTCAAAGTACGTGCTTAATGTTAATTacgtttacaatttatatacaatCAGGTATCATCGGTTTAACTAAAAGGATTTGCttaaaattaggaaaaaatTGAGCTTAACTCAATTCGAAACCTGCACCAGCTTGTATTGCATATAAAAGTTTTTCGCGTAGAGTTTTCTCATCTGGAAATTCTGGTAGCTTTAACAGATTCATACAGGTACTGGAAGTCGGCAAGCGATCAACACTGCCGGCATGTTGAATACAAAAAGGCGGATCAAGTTCCTAGAAAAAAAAtcaacatatatttatatgtatatccatctatttatatacatatacacgtacCTATCGATTAGTcatcaaaaaagaaataaccgCTTTGTACCTTAAATCCAAGTAAAGGCGGTCGACTGCAGCTCGTAACGAATTTGAGTAACTGTCCTTTTTGCTGGTCGTTAAATTCATTAACAACTTTCCAAAATGCAATGATTGTCGGATGATCAGGGGCATATCCTCCTGTGTAGTTAGTATGCAATTTTAAGTCGTTCACATCGACCGGGATTTGTGCGCCCGATATCAAAACTTGCAGCTccttattattaaacatttgaaGCCAATCCAAGGGAATCACACTACCTATACCTTGTTTGAATGCATAACATTGCGCTCTAATCTGCTTATTTAACTTATAATCGGCCATCAAATGAATATATTCGATACGATTATGATTTGTAACAGGAATATTAGCACCGCCTGGTTTTAATTCATCGATTCGTCTTTCACCGAGTTCATCCGATAATACAGTAAAATCCAAACCAAGATCCGCAACATCGCCTTTGTAACTTTTTAGGTACAAAAGGTTCCTATACATAATCGGATCTAAGGAAGCTAAATGATGAACATCAACATCTGACTGACGTCCAACGATCTTTGATAGAAAAAATTCTGCGAACGGAAGTTCGACTAATAAATTCTCGTACAAAGCTTTTCCAAGAATTCTaccgataaaataataatgctTCGGGAAATCGTCAACCAATAATTGTACTGTAGGATTTGGATACAGCATATTATCCTTGGTAAGCCTGAAAAAGCCTCTGTTAGGGTCGAAGCTTGTTTTTAACAATTCCGATAAAAATTCTCTAAACAGACCACCACCGTCTACACCAGCTTCTTCTAAACCAGCTGTATTAAAAAGCTGTACACGCATTTTTAATCGCAATTCTGGCTCATTTTCCGGTGACAATTTCTCAAACGCATCCTCGTAGAGGTAGTTTCTTCTTACCGATATTTGTATCGACGGTCCTTGCATGAAGTGCGTCAGTTCACCTTGTTGTTCCGTTTTATCTCGATAAATCAGCGATTGAAATGCCACTACTCGATTATTAAACGGCACAACAAATGGTATTTCGCGAAGGAGTGTCAACGTTCGAACTTCCTTTGCGGAAAGAGGTGGCCCTTCTTCTAAGTCTTCTCGGGTGAACACTCGTAATCCTTGAAAGGGAATATACCCTCTCAATCTACGTCTGCGAAATGTGAAATCTTGAGGTTTATCAAttggtattacaatattcgAAGCTATCCAGTGCCCTTCTGGACAAAATTGCCGTCTTAAGTCTCGCATATGCAGCTGGCGTAATAAGCCGACTGTTACTTTGAACAAATGCGTCCACATTTGCGTGTCCTGTTGGTTTTGCAGAGAACATGAAGGACCAAGAACAGCTCTCTTATAATCGTCTCGTACGGTCGGCCGACTATCAGGAAATGCAAGCTCTACCAAACCTAAGCAAACGCCTTTTAAATGACTTGACAGCAATACCAGTTCTGAAGTAGTAAACGGCATCGTTTGTTGTCCGTTAATGTCTAAAGATTGAtcttgaatgaaaaattccgTGTCGTGTAACGTTGCTATAAGTAAACTAAATAGTGAACAAAATACAGCTAACAGTGGAACTATTTTTTTCGTATCTTCTGTAGAAAGACCAATTCCCCGTGATATGATTTGTAAGAGAGGGGTTGCTCCACCAAATAGGGACATTTGACAAGCCGATAATAGAGCAGAccataaattctttaaaaatgcTGGCTTAAAAGCGAGCATATATAATAGTTTATACTTATGAATGGCTAATTTGTCAGTAATTAGCAAATGGTGACAGAGTTGGCACAATGGTTGCAATATAGCTGGATCTTTGCTTCGATCTACCGCTAAGAGTATTCCTTGAACACGTTGCTCTTCATTCAGCATTTCTATACATTCGTGTAAAATATCGGCTTGATCCTGATCAATCATATTTGCAGTAGATTCAGAGTCCGAATCACTTCCTTGTTCTATGTTTTCTTCGACAATTAATGGTATTATAGTTGAGCTCATAGATGCAAGaacttgtaaataattaataacaacatCTTTAGATTTGCATGTTGCTGtaataaaggaaatttcattaattaatgttcttttctattttcattaattgtaCTGTCgattattttgtatacttACAAATTCGATTTGATTCCAGagataaaatggaataaagtAAACTTATTGTTGGTTCTAGTTCAATTCTatcgatacattttattaGTTGATTATATGGAAACTCTACAAATTCGGATAATGATGGAATGATAAACATTCTTATTGGATCAGATATTTTAGAAGATAATATACTTTTACAAAGTTCTTGTAAAACAAGCATAGAGAAATTGTCTTCATgttctaaaaaagaaattaaatctaaTGGTCGTTTAATCATGTCCagtaaacattttgaaattggtGTTGGTGCAACAGAGGTTGGTTCTAACATAGATGGGActttattatctattaattttcttaattgatcaaaatatttatgttttatcaaataaataaagatatttcctagatatttataactattttCATGTAGGACTTTTTCTGCA from the Bombus pyrosoma isolate SC7728 linkage group LG11, ASM1482585v1, whole genome shotgun sequence genome contains:
- the LOC122572651 gene encoding ubiquitin-protein ligase E3C isoform X1, which encodes MLLKRNRNIMYSFEGDYRRKPQQNLAGASRRDEKSVLLQHAQLERLKREQQRKRHNAALKIQALIRGFIVRKHMKIIKRKEFDEEQQISSRRNLNLDELTIYFQKLLFFYNHTLDASRLVWILQHFLKHQQEIKQKCVNCPEWLWRLRWILRMCMQHNSEALMNGAYSLAIPLRALETFTSREDAEKVLHENSYKYLGNIFIYLIKHKYFDQLRKLIDNKVPSMLEPTSVAPTPISKCLLDMIKRPLDLISFLEHEDNFSMLVLQELCKSILSSKISDPIRMFIIPSLSEFVEFPYNQLIKCIDRIELEPTISLLYSILSLESNRISTCKSKDVVINYLQVLASMSSTIIPLIVEENIEQGSDSDSESTANMIDQDQADILHECIEMLNEEQRVQGILLAVDRSKDPAILQPLCQLCHHLLITDKLAIHKYKLLYMLAFKPAFLKNLWSALLSACQMSLFGGATPLLQIISRGIGLSTEDTKKIVPLLAVFCSLFSLLIATLHDTEFFIQDQSLDINGQQTMPFTTSELVLLSSHLKGVCLGLVELAFPDSRPTVRDDYKRAVLGPSCSLQNQQDTQMWTHLFKVTVGLLRQLHMRDLRRQFCPEGHWIASNIVIPIDKPQDFTFRRRRLRGYIPFQGLRVFTREDLEEGPPLSAKEVRTLTLLREIPFVVPFNNRVVAFQSLIYRDKTEQQGELTHFMQGPSIQISVRRNYLYEDAFEKLSPENEPELRLKMRVQLFNTAGLEEAGVDGGGLFREFLSELLKTSFDPNRGFFRLTKDNMLYPNPTVQLLVDDFPKHYYFIGRILGKALYENLLVELPFAEFFLSKIVGRQSDVDVHHLASLDPIMYRNLLYLKSYKGDVADLGLDFTVLSDELGERRIDELKPGGANIPVTNHNRIEYIHLMADYKLNKQIRAQCYAFKQGIGSVIPLDWLQMFNNKELQVLISGAQIPVDVNDLKLHTNYTGGYAPDHPTIIAFWKVVNEFNDQQKGQLLKFVTSCSRPPLLGFKELDPPFCIQHAGSVDRLPTSSTCMNLLKLPEFPDEKTLREKLLYAIQAGAGFELS
- the LOC122572651 gene encoding ubiquitin-protein ligase E3C isoform X2 — encoded protein: MLLKRNRNIMYSFEGDYRRKPQQNLAGASRRDEKSVLLQHAQLERLKREQQRKRHNAALKIQALIRGFIVRKHMKIIKRKEFDEEQQISSRRNLNLDELTIYFQKLLFFYNHTLDASRLVWILQHFLKHQQEIKQKCVNCPEWLWRLRWILRMCMQHNSEALMNGAYSLAIPLRALETFTSREDAEKVLHENSYKYLGNIFIYLIKHKYFDQLRKLIDNKVPSMLEPTSVAPTPISKCLLDMIKRPLDLISFLEHEDNFSMLVLQELCKSILSSKISDPIRMFIIPSLSEFVEFPYNQLIKCIDRIELEPTISLLYSILSLESNRISTCKSKDVVINYLQVLASMSSTIIPLIVEENIEQGSDSDSESTANMIDQDQADILHECIEMLNEEQRVQGILLAVDRSKDPAILQPLCQLCHHLLITDKLAIHKYKLLYMLAFKPAFLKNLWSALLSACQMSLFGGATPLLQIISRGIGLSTEDTKKIVPLLAVFCSLFSLLIATLHDTEFFIQDQSLDINGQQTMPFTTSELVLLSSHLKGVCLGLVELAFPDSRPTVRDDYKRAVLGPSCSLQNQQDTQMWTHLFKVTVGLLRQLHMRDLRRQFCPEGHWIASNIVIPIDKPQDFTFRRRRLRGYIPFQGLRVFTREDLEEGPPLSAKEVRTLTLLREIPFVVPFNNRVVAFQSLIYRDKTEQQGELTHFMQGPSIQISVRRNYLYEDAFEKLSPENEPELRLKMRVQLFNTAGLEEAGVDGGGLFREFLSELLKTSFDPNRGFFRLTKDNMLYPNPTVQLLVDDFPKHYYFIGRILGKALYENLLVELPFAEFFLSKIVGRQSDVDVHHLASLDPIMYRNLLYLKSYKGDVADLGLDFTVLSDELGERRIDELKPGGANIPVTNHNRIEYIHLMADYKLNKQIRAQCYAFKQGIGSVIPLDWLQMFNNKELQVLISGAQIPVDVNDLKLHTNYTGGYAPDHPTIIAFWKVVNEFNDQQKGQLLKFVTSCSRPPLLGFKVQSGYFFFDD